The Bradyrhizobium sp. WBAH42 genome includes a window with the following:
- a CDS encoding CHRD domain-containing protein, giving the protein MTKAVFATLALGAAVAFAAPASAEKLKATLDGKSEVPANTSSATGTADLDYDAASKKLSWTVTYSGLSGPATAAHFHGPAEAGKNAGVAVAIPNAASSPVKGEATLTEAQAADLLGGKYYINIHTAANPGGEIRGQVTK; this is encoded by the coding sequence ATGACCAAAGCCGTTTTTGCCACACTGGCACTCGGAGCTGCCGTTGCGTTCGCCGCCCCGGCCAGCGCGGAAAAACTGAAGGCGACGCTGGACGGCAAATCCGAAGTCCCTGCCAACACCAGCAGCGCCACCGGAACGGCCGATCTGGACTACGACGCTGCCAGCAAGAAGCTGTCCTGGACCGTCACCTATTCCGGCCTCTCGGGCCCCGCCACCGCCGCGCATTTCCACGGGCCTGCCGAAGCCGGCAAGAACGCCGGCGTCGCCGTCGCGATCCCGAATGCCGCCTCGAGCCCGGTCAAGGGCGAAGCGACGCTCACCGAAGCGCAGGCCGCCGATCTGCTCGGCGGCAAGTACTACATCAACATCCACACCGCGGCGAACCCGGGCGGCGAGATCCGCGGTCAGGTGACGAAGTAA
- a CDS encoding cystathionine gamma-synthase family protein: MAKPFPSKTHIGNHMLHPETLMLTYGYDPQLSEGAIKPPVFLTSTFVFKTAEDGQDFFDYVAGRREPPEGMGAGLVYSRFNHPNSEIVEDRLAIYERTESCALFSSGMAAIATTILAFVRPGDVILHSQPLYGGTETLLTNTLARLSIGAVGFADGIDETAVKQASEEAMGKGRVSMILIETPANPTNGLVDVAMIRRTADAIGKAQGHTPIIACDNTLLGPVFQRPIEHGADLSLYSLTKYVGGHSDLIAGAALGSKAIMKGIKALRGAIGTQLDPHSCWMINRSLETLSLRMEKADANARLVADFLRDHPKVAKVHYLGHHEEASPSGRVFARQCLGAGSTFSFDIVGGKEAAVKFLNALQILKLAVSLGGTESLASLPATMTHSGVPADIRRKIGVLDSTIRLSIGIENPSDLIADLAQALNAA, translated from the coding sequence ATGGCAAAACCGTTCCCGTCGAAGACCCATATCGGCAATCATATGCTGCATCCGGAAACCTTGATGCTGACCTATGGCTATGACCCGCAATTGTCGGAGGGCGCCATTAAGCCGCCGGTGTTCCTGACCTCCACCTTCGTGTTCAAGACCGCCGAGGACGGGCAGGACTTCTTCGACTACGTCGCCGGTCGGCGCGAGCCGCCGGAAGGCATGGGCGCGGGCCTGGTCTATTCTCGCTTCAATCATCCCAACAGCGAGATCGTCGAGGACAGGCTCGCGATCTACGAGCGAACCGAGAGTTGCGCGCTGTTCTCGTCCGGCATGGCGGCCATCGCAACCACGATCCTGGCCTTCGTTCGCCCCGGCGATGTCATCCTGCACTCGCAGCCGCTCTATGGCGGGACGGAGACCTTGCTGACGAACACGCTCGCGCGCCTGTCGATCGGCGCCGTCGGCTTTGCCGACGGAATCGACGAGACGGCGGTCAAGCAGGCCTCGGAGGAGGCCATGGGCAAGGGGCGGGTTTCGATGATCCTGATCGAGACGCCCGCCAATCCGACCAACGGCCTCGTCGACGTCGCAATGATCCGCCGCACCGCCGATGCCATCGGCAAGGCGCAGGGACACACGCCGATCATCGCCTGCGACAACACGCTGCTCGGGCCGGTGTTTCAGCGGCCCATCGAGCACGGCGCGGACCTGTCGCTGTATTCGCTGACCAAGTATGTCGGTGGCCATTCCGACCTGATCGCGGGCGCCGCGCTCGGATCGAAAGCGATCATGAAGGGCATCAAGGCGCTGCGCGGCGCCATCGGCACCCAGCTCGATCCGCATTCCTGCTGGATGATCAACCGCTCGCTCGAGACGCTCAGCCTGCGGATGGAGAAAGCCGATGCGAATGCGCGGCTGGTGGCGGACTTTTTGCGCGACCACCCGAAGGTCGCCAAGGTCCATTACCTCGGTCATCACGAAGAGGCCTCGCCATCGGGGCGTGTGTTCGCGCGGCAATGCCTCGGCGCGGGGTCGACCTTCTCGTTCGACATCGTCGGCGGCAAGGAGGCGGCGGTGAAATTCCTCAACGCGCTGCAGATTCTCAAGCTGGCGGTGAGTCTCGGCGGCACGGAATCGCTCGCAAGCCTGCCGGCGACGATGACCCATTCCGGCGTTCCCGCCGACATCCGCCGGAAAATCGGCGTGCTCGATTCCACGATCCGGCTCTCGATCGGCATCGAGAACCCGTCGGACCTGATCGCCGACCTCGCGCAGGCGCTGAACGCGGCTTGA
- a CDS encoding cytochrome c, translated as MKRTMIVAGVLVLGAGAVMAQQEIAVQQDNLMRSQAKSLYSVIQKMSKGDIPYNQKTVDEAIANLEADVAKIAKTFEVNPKQDVVNASYGSSPKVWQNKADFDSKIPPVQKAIADVKGKITNVASLKAAYTAINDRCNDCHETYRLKLK; from the coding sequence ATGAAACGGACGATGATTGTCGCGGGCGTCCTCGTGCTGGGCGCGGGCGCCGTCATGGCGCAACAGGAGATTGCCGTCCAGCAGGACAATCTGATGCGCTCGCAGGCAAAGAGCCTGTACTCGGTCATTCAGAAGATGTCCAAGGGCGACATTCCCTACAACCAGAAGACCGTCGACGAGGCGATTGCCAACCTGGAGGCGGACGTCGCCAAGATCGCCAAGACCTTCGAGGTCAATCCCAAGCAGGACGTCGTGAATGCGTCCTACGGCTCCTCGCCGAAGGTCTGGCAGAACAAGGCCGATTTCGATTCCAAGATCCCGCCGGTGCAGAAGGCGATCGCCGACGTCAAAGGCAAGATCACCAATGTCGCGAGCCTGAAGGCGGCCTACACGGCGATCAACGACCGCTGCAATGATTGTCACGAAACCTATCGGTTGAAGTTGAAATAA